CTTTGGAGGTAGAGACTTGACGAAAGAGGCCTATTTGCACGCCTCTAAAGAAATGTCAACGAAGACAGAGAAGCTTGTTAAGAGTTTGGgtaagaagttgaagtccGATGACTCTCTGAGTGCTATCTTCCATGCCGCTTCCCACGTTATTCATGTAAGGACTATTTTTGAAACAGTATGGATGTCGATTTTGGCAGGTTTAACTCCACCATTCAAGGAatttgacgaggaagataTCACCAATGTGTGCCTCGAGGGTATTAAATTGTCCATAAAGATTGCTTGTATGTTTGATATACCATACGCGAAGAAATCTTATATCAGCGCGTTGGTACAGTTTCAGAGTTTATCTAACATGGAAAACATCAAGCCGAAAAATATATCAGCCATCTACATCATGTTAGATATTGCCATCAATGAAGGCAACCATCTCAAATCAGACTGGATTCAAGTGTTGACCTCTATCTCACAACTTGAACGCTTGCAGCTAATTGCtcaaggtgttgatcaagattCGATTCCCGATGTCTCTGTTGCAAAATTAGTGAACAGAACGTCCATTGACAGCACAACTTCATCTGGTTTCTTCAGTCTGTTTACTCCATCGCAGTCTGCATCAATGAAGTTCCACAATCAACATTTGTCTCCTCAGGCTGCACAGCTCTTGTCGAGGACTGAGCTAAGCGTTGCTATGGACAAAGTGTTCACAAACAGTGCCGAATTGTCAGGTGAGGGTATTAAGGATTTCATTGAAGCTCTTAGCAAAGTTGTGTCCGAAGAGATTGAGTCGTCAGGACTGTCTTCAAACCCACGTATGTTCTCCCTTCAGAAGGTTGTCGACATCTGTTACTATAACATGAGCAGAATTCGTTTGGAGTGGTCTCAGTTATGGGCAATTATGGGCGAAGTTTTCAACGTCGTTGGATGTAACCCGAACGTCAACGTGTCCTTCTTCGCTTTGGACTCACTTCGTCAATTGTCTTCAAGGTTTATGAATATTGAGGAATTGGCTCAATTtaaattccaaaaagagttcttgaaaccCTTTGAGCACATCATCATAAACAACCCCTCTTACGACGTGAAAGACATGGTTGTTGAATGCATGAATAACTTGGTCTTGGCTAATGCGTCTCAAATCAAATCTGGCTGGAAGACCATCTTTAAGGTTCTCACTGCAGCAGCtcgagagaagaaagattcCTTGGTAACCAAGGCTTATAAATTGGccttcaccatcaacaaagaatACAGCGAAGAGGTTCGCATCCAGGATTCTTTTTCGGATAAGGTTGAGTGCTTCACTCAGTTTGCTAAAAATGAGAAATTTCAAAAGGTTGGTCTACTCTCCCTTGAAGTGTTACTGAAGATGATCATCAGGATTGCTACGTTGACGGAAGAGCAAGGTAAGAGCGGTAAATTAATGATTGCTGGATCCGAAAATGCTGACTCTTCGAGAAAACTCTGGTTCCCTGTTCTTTTTGGATTTTATGATATCATCATGACTGGAGAGGAACTTGAGGTCCGCTCTAGAACATTGACCCACTTCTTTGATGTTCTTCTGAACTACGGTCCAAATTTCAAGGAAGGTTTTTGGGAGgaaatttctcaaaagcttttgttCCCTATCTTTAGTGTGTTGACGGGCCCTTGGAAATTGAAGTACGAGGAGAATGGAAGCATCTCAGAGCGCGACAGGTTATCGTTTTGGGTTTCCACAACCTTGATCCAAGCTTTAAATAGCATGGTGTCGCTTTTCACCCAGTATTTCGATAACCTTACACCTATGTTGAAGGAGTTTTTGGACTTATTCATCAATTGTATTTGTCAAGAGAATGATACCATCGCCAGAACCGGCAAGTCGTGCTTACAGGACTTCTTGGTCAGGAACGCAAACCGGTTCAGTGAGCAACAATGGAACCTTGTTACTGATGCGTTCGAGTCGTTGTTTAAACTAACTACAGCCAACGAGTTGTTTAACTTGGATCCTTTGAAGAAACGAGGGTCTGAAGATGATAGTATAGATGTTCCTCTAGATTTGAACGACTCTTCTATGCAATCTCAAGAAGTATCGTCTCCAATCGTTGATGAAAACGAGGAGAGATTGCAAAGATCGAAGGACAAATCTTCCATTGTTGTCAAGTGTGTTCTtcaattgttgatgatcGAGACTTTACTGGAGCTCTCAGTCGAAGAGGCGTTCTACGACAACGTACCACACCAACATCTCATGAGGCTTGCtcatttgttgaagtccAGTTACAACTTCGCAAGAACGTTTAATGATGACTATGATTTGAGGGTCAGACTTTGGAACGCCGGTGTGATCGAGAGACTTCCcaatttgctcaagcaAGAAAGCATGTCTTCGGCCGTTTTTTTGAACATAATGTTCAGGCTCTATTGTGACAATAATAAGGTGAGTGGAGAAGCTAAGGATACAATACTCGAGTCAGTTGTGCCACTTTCAAATGCAATTGTGGAGAAATTCGCCGAGTTTGACGAGTCCAACCAGCAAAAGAGCATATCAACGTGGAAACCAGTGACCATTGAGATTCTCAGAGGCTTCGTTGAGCTCGACGAAGCCGATTTCAACAAGCACGCACCTACCATGTATAAATTGTTGCTCGCTTTGTTCAACAGAGGCATGTCGCAAGAATTGAGAAAAGCGTACCAGATGTTTTTAACAAGAGTTGGCGACGTGTTTCTTCAAGGCTAAATGTATTCCTGCgaattggttgcaaaaaaaggtggTACGGTTCTTGGACCTGCAAGGCCCCATATGTCGGTCACGCATCACGTGCTCACACGACCcatctttttttgtggaCGACCTAGGGACGCTAGAAGAATTCGCAGCAATTTGACTGGGGAAGTTGCATTCCGCAAAGTCTCTGTCGGTTTGAGGAATTTAGCTCTCATTTGCGTCAAGAAAGAAACTCAACCTGCTTTGAAAGTGGTTCTGCAATAAAATGTCACCTGATATATTTTGATAAAGTTGTGGCGAGGTTCGAATGTTTGGCTGAACAGGTCGACCTTGGGAGGGGAGGTACGGGTTTTCGTTGGGAAAGTTCGCTCTGACggtttttttcttctatGAAAATTTTTCCTTATAACCTTTTCCTCCTTGCCTCAACTCCGAACGCTGTCGAATTACGACAACTATGtcttttgaaaacaagGTATGTTCAGTCCAGTTGGATTAAAGCAACGAGTTCGCGAGATTCAGACCCCAATTCATCGTGAGACAAGTTCCCAAAGCGGGTGTTGGGAAGTGAAATTGGCCGACATTGGACACCAGATACAGTGAAATATAGAGTATTCGAATAATATATGACGGGAATTGATATTTGGTAATCAATTGATCGAATTGGAATATTGTCTGAAGAATTGATTGGGGTTCGGAATTCGTTAGTTACCCCGGAAAAATCCTTGCAGCTACTAACCCAGCCAGAACTTATACGCTTTATTGGGTAACGACGTGGAGGACGATTCCCAGGTTCCACCACAGCCTCCAAGAGAGATTGTGAAGAATACCACATCGTCCAAGAAGGCTGACGTGCCCCCACCAAAGGCTGACCCAGCTAGAGCCAGAAAGCCCAAGAAGGGCCCAACAGGCAACGAGGCTGCTCTTAAAACTaaggtcaacaacaaggacGTGGCTGCTCCATCGAGCACTCCATCCCACAAGGAGCACAAGAAGCCATTTGACCGTCACTCGAGAACTGGCAAGACCgactcgaagaagaagttgaagcaggGCTGGGGCTCTAACGATAAGAGAGAATTGGACGATGAGACCAACGCTGCCGGCGATGCTTTGGCTGAGTTAGAGAAGGACAGCGCCGAAAAGGGTGAGCCAGCTCCTCCAGCTGCCAAGTCATTGCAAGACTACTTGAACGAGTTGCAACTTGCTGAGAACCAGTTGGGCGGCAAGAGAACCGTGAGATCCGCGAACGAGGGTGCCGAGGACAAGTGGACTGCTGGCgagaaggtggagaagCACACCGAGGAGTACTTCAAGGGCACTgctcagaagaagcagagagCCAAGGcagccaaggagaagaagtttttggatTTCGACGCTGTCTTTGCCGATGAGGTTGGCAGACCTCAGAACGAGTCCAGAGGTGGCTTCAAGGGCACCAGAGGCGGCAGACCCGCCAGAGGCGGTGCCAAGGGAGGCAACAACGGTAGAAAGAACCAGCCCCCAGCGGTGAACGACCAGAACTTCCCATCTTTGAAGTAATAGCGTTTGGTGATCTACAAGCCAGAAAGCGAGAGTTCTTGACATTAGCACACTCAGTATGAGCAATCTACGAAATATTAGCCCAATTAACACGGAAGTGGTCGATGGCCAGGTTTTAAGACCAGTAGTAGAACAAAGTAATAAAGGAGTTGGCGAAGCGCTCATTCCAAAGTAAGCGTAGAGAGCTCGAAGGCAATGCAGAGGTGTAGAAACAGCAATGGtgattgaagaggaaagtTGAAACAGTTATGCTCGCTAGAGACATTAGCTGTTCAACCACAATGGAAGCTAACGTTTGTTAGCGCTACGCTAGGGTTTGAACTATAGAACAAGGAAGTAAAAGGTGCATTTTCAAGCTGGTGAAACAGCATCTTTGTTCATCACGTCACAGAGAGGGATAACACTTACTGACTGAAGAGAGTATCATGTTGTTGGTAGATTCTATTGTAATGGCAATCTCTGTATTTTCTACCTAAGAGGTGGACTTCAAGCATCGATTTCACTCAAAAGGTACATGGGATTGCAGAAAGCTTCTATTTTCTGATATCACCAAGAGCAGCTTTCGAAGCCACTTGGTGCTATACTAATTTCTTCCATTCGCAAGACACAGAGTGAAAGTGAGATCTTTGTCTCAACATTGATGAGACTTGTGCACTATTTATGTTTGGTTTGGGAGACTTAATTGCCAAAATTGCCAGAGTCATAATAAAGGGTTTGATCCCTTATTATTGCATCTGAATTCTTCTGGTACTTATTTTTAATCAATTCACAATAACTCACACATTGGCATATAATAGGAAGAGGTGGATTCAAAGGTTGAAGCCCAGCCAGATGTTATATGTGCTTGGTTCTTGTCACGACTTGGAAAAATCTCTCTAACGTTCTCTACTACCCAATGGTCCACTTGTAGCCCACTACACTGCTCAATAACAGTCATCATTCACTCCATATCATCGGTTGAACTACCAGCAGAACACATGTATAATGACGAAAGTCCCTGAACAAAACGCTTCTGCCCATCTACCGCACGAACGAGCACTCCGAGTATTAGCTACTGACCGGCTTCAGTGCTagacaagaacaagaataCACACTTACACAAGTCCAAGTAGTTTTCGACTGACGATATTACTCAAGACCTTCTTAGCCTGCTTTTGTATCGCTCACTGAAAAGTACACGCTGAAGTGGACAAGGCTATCAGAGTCGTCTAATTGACTCTGTGTGTATAAGAGTCAGGCAGCGAGGTGACTTCTCCAGGTAGATCAGTGCAAGGTCATTGTCTTAGGCGCCATATAAGAGAGAATCAAAGATCATGGACTCTACAATCTTACAAATTGAAAGCCAAACTAGATACAAGCTTaaattcttgatcaaataTCCCAATACTCCTGGTTATGTAGAGAATCACTGGAGCTCACGTTTGTTCGACGGAGCCtacgacaatgtcgtgaCTGGATTAGCAAGGTTTGGGTCAATTCGGCGTGTAGTGTACCAAATAAAGGGAAGAGTGTGTAACTCTGTTCAAAATGGCCATCTCAATCTAGAACTGTCACTGAATTAAGGACAGGAGTTGTCATTGAAAAGATATCGTGGGGTCCACGGAGGGGCCCTTTCACTCACCAtgcgacgacatttttgcaaccaattATGGCGGTGAGGAGCAACAGAAGAAGTAAAAGCTTATATAGCGGAATTCGCAGGCTTCAGCCAGCCTCATACCTTTCCAGTGCGATTTCTGGACGTAATCCTTCTCTACACCTAAGAGAGTCACACACATAGCCTGAGAGTGTCGCTAGACCCAATATGGGTGACAGTGGGGGAAGGTGGGTGTGCTTATATGCAGGCGATCACACTCACCACATTTAAAGTGACCGAGTTGTACGTTTTCAGTATCTGGGACTGTGTGCAGTACGCCATATAAATTTTCGAGGCCCCGTGAGTCAACCAAGTGAGGCCCGCCCAAACcgagcaagaagaagatttgtAGGCGGTTGGCTGGGCTTGCGTAAATTCATTGTAAGATTACACATCACTTGAGGCTTTTAAGTGGAGATTTCCACTGCCTTCCTCGTGCTTTTTCAGCCAGCATGACTTGTCTAGGTGGGACTCGATTCGCACCACAATGTCACAGCATTTACCCGCATTCATACACACATAATGCGCTCGGACCCTTCCCCAAAAAAAACATATAAAGCGTGGATTTTTCAGTTGCTAACAAGGAACAACATACCACACCGAAAACGTAAAAATACCCCCCTCAGAATTAAAAGATCccaaaacatcaaaaatAATTTTTCCTACTTAGCCCACAAAGAGAACTCCTTACTCGCTCTCCCCTGAATCACCCGCTTGTTTTTGTCTGTTCCCCACCATGAACACCGAATCCGGGGTCGCTGACCGAAACAACAGCGAGAGTCCAGATGTCAAAACCAACGACAGTAATAACGTTGGTAGTAGCGCCAACGGCAACGCCAACACCGCTAACGGCAAATCAAGCAAACCCGCCAAGCATGTGACCAAGCTCTCCACGTCGTCGCCCGAGGCTATCAAGGTGGCCGCTGAAATCACCCCCACGAGACTTGCCAATTTGTTGATAAAAAAAGGCCCGTTGCCCATTCGGCTCATCACGGCGCAGTTGGCCGTGGAAGTCCCTGGATTTGATCTTTTGTCGCTTTCGAAACAGCGGCGCCTCATTATGGCAGCCATGGAGGCGGGCGACACCGAAAACAACGTTGTGTTTGAAAAAATCGGCTGGGGCCAGTGGGCGGTGCGCAGGAAAGACAGCGATTACATCGTCACTGAGGGAAGCGTCGATGGTAGCGACAAGACACGGGTGTCTGTGCAcgagctcaaggagaaggccaagttggGGTGGCTGAAGAAGGGTGCTTCTGGGAGCAGCAGTAGAGGCGGTGGCGGCGGTGGCCGGAGAGACTCCATCTCCAACGGGAAACATAATCTCCATAACGTCCAGGTTCCAGGAGAACATCTAGACAGGGCAGTGGAGAGcgacgaggacgacgaggacgaggaagacATGGACAGCTTGTCGtcagatgaggatgagctCCACAAGCTTCGGATGGCTCGTTTGGGCCATGTGGAGGTCGATGACAATGCCATTGCCGAGGATTCTGATGAGGACGACGACGAAGACGATATGGACACTACCGAAGATGGAGTGTTTATGTTTGACCAGGATGCTCCTGgcgctggtgctggtgctggtgctgggGTTGGGGTTGGAGccggtggtggtgttcGTCgctggaaaaagaagctgccTCCAATATCCTTCGCCAAAAGAGTGCCTCTCAAGGTGCTGCCTCCTCCACACGTCGGCTCCAACCGCCGGAAGCTGTCTCTGTCCGCGGGAGGCGCCAACTCGGTGCAAAAGACTCCCTACACCGGCTACACCACCCGCCATCAGTTGTTCAGCAGGCTGCGACTCAATTCGATCGAGAACTTGGACAATTACATAGTCTCTTCCGGCAGAGGGCTGGCGGTGCTGGTGTCGTCGCCCCCACCAGCTCCCTCGGCCTCTGTGCTATCTGTGTCGCCCATTGGCTCGTGGCTGGCCTCCAACggccacctccacccaGGCACGTTCAACGTGTCGCCAGACAATCTTGCAAGCACCATTGGCGGGCGCCGAAAACTGAGCTTCAACGAGCTGAGCGTTCGCTCGACTTTGCTGCTGTCGCTACCGCAGAATGGAAAGCACCCGCTAAAGCAAGAGGCCTCAGACACCGACGAGGAGGACTGGGCCACCATCGGCGCTGAGTCGCTCCGCAAACATAGCCAGGGTTCTCTGAGCCCGGGCAAAAATGACGAATTGTGCAGCGACGAAAAAAGGGCCGCCCGGGCTTTGGTCGACCTCATGTCTATATGACCTTGTCAAGCTTGTGGAAATATGATCATGGTCACCGCTCTCCTTACACCTTAGCCATGACCAAAAAGGTGTTTCTTGAGACACCTTACACCTCGCTACCCTTTGCACTGCTGGCCAGTTGGCCAGGTTAGGTTGTTGTCACTATTATATCAATGTAACACTTTTTCTAGCCACCTTCAACTCTACAGCTTGAAACTATGCCGCCGTCACGAGCTGGTCTCGTCAGCAACACAGTATACACGGCATGTTTTGGAAAGAATGTGGATGCACCAGGGTACTACTACATACAATAGAAAAGTCGACTAAAGAGAATGTAGACTGAAGAACTTGCTTCGAATGATTGGCTGAATTTTCGATTTGCAAATCAAAAGCGTGGGTTATATACTGATCTCATTTCTGACAACAAGGATAACGACACCCTGAAGCATATAGTCCTACAAAAGTATAATTCGAGGTTTTGACTGAAGACTTGTCCGGCAGGAGACACCAACAATGTGAATATACTTTTAGATAGTTGTCCTTTTTGCAACGTTCGAGAGGGTGCttagaaatggctgcgaaaaagtgtATGATGCTACACTGCTGTTCAAATATGAACACTACAAGAAATTAACAAAATCACGCATGTCACGAGTATAGAGAGCTAGCATCCATAAAGGAGAAGGATTGAAATAACTcgtttcctttttttttgggattTCCTAGCAGTAATTTTGGCTGTGGTACTGACACATCAACACCAGTACTACAAATAAAGAAAACCAGTTTACTGCGTAGTCAACCCTCGAACTGGTCGTTTAGTTTCAAATAATGATGAGATTGCTTTTTCTTATCTTCCGTGTCTGATTTTTTAAtttgtgtttctttgcCTCTCTTCGGACCCTTATGGGACGCGTATTTCGCCGAATTAGGAATAGATATGGCgct
This region of Candidozyma auris chromosome 6, complete sequence genomic DNA includes:
- the STB3 gene encoding Stb3p — encoded protein: MNTESGVADRNNSESPDVKTNDSNNVGSSANGNANTANGKSSKPAKHVTKLSTSSPEAIKVAAEITPTRLANLLIKKGPLPIRLITAQLAVEVPGFDLLSLSKQRRLIMAAMEAGDTENNVVFEKIGWGQWAVRRKDSDYIVTEGSVDGSDKTRVSVHELKEKAKLGWSKKGASGSSSRGGGGGGRRDSISNGKHNLHNVQVPGEHLDRAVESDEDDEDEEDMDSLSSDEDELHKLRMARLGHVEVDDNAIAEDSDEDDDEDDMDTTEDGVFMFDQDAPGAGAGAGAGVGVGAGGGVRRWKKKSPPISFAKRVPLKVSPPPHVGSNRRKSSSSAGGANSVQKTPYTGYTTRHQLFSRSRLNSIENLDNYIVSSGRGSAVSVSSPPPAPSASVLSVSPIGSWSASNGHLHPGTFNVSPDNLASTIGGRRKSSFNESSVRSTLSSSLPQNGKHPLKQEASDTDEEDWATIGAESLRKHSQGSSSPGKNDELCSDEKRAARALVDLMSI